One window of the Eucalyptus grandis isolate ANBG69807.140 chromosome 8, ASM1654582v1, whole genome shotgun sequence genome contains the following:
- the LOC104415711 gene encoding pentatricopeptide repeat-containing protein At3g04130, mitochondrial → MSFFSSRATARRPRISGFPSTRRRAAANLSSSAVRLAGDRPSDFAIVVSRVRAGSSEHEVLRSLEFDPSCASVEVTHGLVERLLDRFRDDWKAALGVFRWAGRRVEAGRVSPEACDAIVDILGKSRRMDRMREVLEEMNRSKLVRLGTVGKVMRRYAGAGLWEEAVEVFDELGDFGLERNTESMNLLLDTLCKERRVEQARAIMLQLKPHVLPDAHTFNILIFGWCKINRVDEAQWTIQEMKGHGVRPCVISYSTIVQFYCRQGNFNKVYQLFDEMRDGGCPPNVVTYTTVMHYLAKSEEFDEALQLAERMKLDGCEPDTPFYNCLIHVLARAGRVHDAVDVFEVEMPARCVRPNTPTYNTVISMFCHHGQVQKAMDLLQEMEESNFATPDVQTYYPLLKSCFKSGKTDSFLSRLLDDMVNKHHLSLDVSAYTLLIHGLCRADKADWAYLLFDEMVGQEITPRFQTCRLMLDEVRQKNMYDAAERIEDFMKKL, encoded by the coding sequence ATGAGCTTCTTCTCTTCTCGAGCCACCGCCCGGCGCCCCCGCATCTCCGGCTTCCCGTCGACCCGCCGCCGGGCCGCTGCCaatctctcctcctccgccgtccgcctggccggcgaccggccgtccgACTTCGCGATCGTCGTGTCCCGAGTCCGCGCCGGGAGCAGCGAGCACGAGGTCCTCCGCTCCCTCGAGTTCGACCCCTCCTGCGCCTCCGTCGAGGTCACCCACGGCCTCGTCGAGCGGCTGCTCGACCGGTTCCGGGACGACTGGAAGGCCGCCCTCGGCGTGTTCCGATGGGCCGGGCGGCGCGTCGAGGCCGGCCGCGTCTCGCCGGAGGCGTGCGACGCGATCGTCGACATCCTTGGGAAGAGCCGGCGGATGGATAGGATGAGGGAGGTCCTGGAGGAGATGAACCGGAGCAAGCTCGTGAGGCTCGGCACGGTGGGGAAGGTGATGCGGAGGTATGCCGGCGCGGGGCTGTGGGAAGAGGCGGTCGAGGTGTTCGATGAATTGGGGGACTTCGGTTTGGAGAGGAACACCGAGTCGATGAACTTGCTGCTGGACACGCTTTGCAAGGAGCGTCGAGTCGAGCAGGCGCGCGCGATTATGCTGCAGCTCAAGCCTCACGTTTTGCCCGATGCGCACACGTTCAATATCCTGATCTTCGGTTGGTGCAAGATTAATCGAGTCGACGAGGCGCAGTGGACTATCCAGGAAATGAAGGGCCACGGGGTTCGGCCCTGTGTCATTAGCTACTCGACGATCGTGCAGTTCTATTGCCGTCAGGGCAATTTCAATAAGGTCTATCAactgttcgacgaaatgcgggatggggggtgcccgCCGAATGTGGTCACTTACACCACGGTCATGCATTATTTGGCGAAGTCGGAGGAGTTCGATGAAGCGCTACAGTTGGCTGAGAGGATGAAATTGGATGGGTGCGAGCCGGATACGCCCTTCTACAATTGCTTGATCCATGTGCTCGCGAGAGCTGGGCGAGTTCATGATGCGGTCGATGTTTTTGAGGTGGAGATGCCTGCTCGTTGTGTGAGACCAAACACGCCTACCTACAATACCGTGATTTCAATGTTCTGTCACCACGGTCAAGTTCAGAAGGCGATGGATCTCCTCCAAGAAATGGAAGAGTCAAATTTTGCGACACCTGATGTTCAGACTTACTATCCCTTGCTGAAGTCTTGCTTTAAATCTGGAAAAACTGATAGCTTTTTGAGCAGATTGTTGGATGACATGGTCAACAAGCATCACCTCAGTTTGGATGTCTCAGCATACACACTTCTAATTCATGGGTTATGCAGAGCGGACAAAGCTGATTGGGCTTACCTTCTGTTTGACGAGATGGTTGGTCAAGAAATAACTCCAAGGTTTCAGACATGTCGTTTGATGCTGGATGAAGTGAGACAGAAGAACATGTATGATGCCGCTGAGAGGATTGAggatttcatgaagaaattatgA
- the LOC120287593 gene encoding glyceraldehyde-3-phosphate dehydrogenase, cytosolic yields MGKVKIGINGFGRIGRLVARVALQRDDVELVAVNDPFITTDYMTYMFKYDSVHGQWKHHELKVKDTKTLLFGEKEVSVFGIRNPEEIPWGETGAEFIVESTGVFTDKDKAAAHLKGGAKKVVISAPSKDAPMFVVGVNEKEYKPELNIVSNASCTTNCLAPLAKVINDRFGIVEGLMTTVHSITATQKTVDGPSMKDWRGGRAASFNIIPSSTGAAKAVGKVLPVLNGKLTGMSFRVPTVDVSVVDLTVRLEKAATYDEIKAAIKEESEGKLKGILGYTEEDVVSTDFVGDSRSSIFDAKAGIALSKNFVKLVSWYDNEWGYSSRVVDLIVHMASCA; encoded by the exons ATGG GGAAGGTCAAGATCGGAATCAACG GTTTCGGAAGGATCGGTCGGTTGGTCGCTAGGGTCGCGCTCCAGAGGGACGATGTCGAGCTCGTCGCCGTCAACGACCCCTTCATCACCACCGACTACATG ACGTATATGTTCAAGTACGACAGTGTCCACGGACAGTGGAAGCACCACGAGCTCAAGGTCAAGGACACCAAGACGCTTCTCTTCGGCGAGAAGGAGGTCTCCGTTTTCGGCATCAG GAACCCCGAGGAGATCCCGTGGGGCGAGACTGGAGCTGAGTTCATCGTGGAATCTACCGGTGTCTTCACCGACAAGGACAAGGCCGCTGCTCACTTGAAG GGTGGTGCTAAGAAGGTTGTCATCTCCGCGCCTAGCAAAGATGCGCCCATGTTTGTTGTGGGTGTGAACGAGAAGGAGTACAAGCCGGAGCTCAACATTGTATCCAACGCCAGTTGCACTACCAACTGTCTCGCACCTCTTGCCAAG GTCATCAATGACAGGTTTGGCATTGTTGAGGGACTTATGACCACTGTCCACTCCATTACTG CCACCCAGAAGACTGTTGATGGCCCATCGATGAAGGACTGGAGAGGTGGAAGGGCTGCTTCCTTCAACATCATTCCCAGCAGCACCGGCGCCGCAAAG GCTGTGGGAAAGGTGCTCCCAGTCCTCAATGGTAAGCTCACTGGAATGTCCTTCCGTGTTCCTACTGTTGATGTGTCAGTTGTGGATCTCACCGTCAGGCTTGAGAAGGCGGCAACTTATGATGAGATCAAAGCTGCCATTAA GGAGGAGTCCGAGGGCAAACTGAAGGGCATTTTGGGTTACACTGAAGAAGATGTGGTGTCCACAGACTTTGTTGGTGACAGCAG GTCGAGCATTTTCGATGCCAAGGCTGGAATTGCTCTGAGCAAGAACTTTGTGAAGCTGGTCTCATGGTACGACAATGAGTGGGGCTACAG TTCCCGTGTTGTTGACTTGATTGTCCACATGGCGTCCTGCGCTTGA
- the LOC120287778 gene encoding uncharacterized protein LOC120287778, whose protein sequence is MAPSTANRWIRPEVFPLFAAVGVAVGICGMQLIRNICTNPEVRVTKEKRAAGVLDNFAEGEKYSQHVVRRFVRNRPPQVMPSINNFFSDPK, encoded by the exons ATGGCTCCTTCAACTGCTAACAGATGGATTAGGCCCGAG GTGTTCCCTCTTTTTGCTGCGGTCGGCGTCGCGGTCGGCATCTGTGGGATGCAACTCATTAGAAACATCTGCACTAATCCAGAAGTCAG AGTTACCAAAGAGAAGAGAGCCGCCGGGGTGCTCGATAACTTCGCAGAGGGCGAGAAGTACTCGCAGCACGTGGTCAGGAGGTTCGTCCGCAATAGACCCCCTCAGGTCATGCCGTCCATCAACAACTTCTTCTCCGATCCCAAATGA